The Streptomyces cadmiisoli genome has a segment encoding these proteins:
- a CDS encoding response regulator, with protein MTIRVMVADDQAMVRAGFGMIIRAQPDMQLVGEAADGVQAVEMARRLRPDVALMDIRMPRMDGLEVLRLLAGPDVTDPIRVVMATTFDHDEYVHTALRNGACGFLLKDSGPALLVEAVRAAVSGEALISPSITVRLLQNLTAPAPARDTGALSPRELDVVRLVARGRTNAEIAEQLVITVGTVKSHLSSIQTKLAARNRVEIAAWAWERSLVG; from the coding sequence ATGACGATCCGAGTGATGGTCGCCGACGACCAGGCCATGGTCCGGGCCGGCTTCGGCATGATCATCAGGGCGCAGCCGGACATGCAGCTGGTGGGCGAGGCCGCCGACGGCGTCCAGGCGGTCGAGATGGCGCGGCGGCTGCGGCCGGACGTGGCGCTGATGGACATCCGCATGCCCCGCATGGACGGTCTCGAAGTGCTGCGGCTGCTCGCGGGACCGGACGTCACCGACCCGATCAGGGTCGTCATGGCCACCACGTTCGATCACGACGAGTACGTCCACACCGCCCTGCGCAACGGCGCCTGCGGCTTCCTGCTCAAGGACTCCGGCCCCGCCCTGCTGGTGGAGGCGGTCCGCGCCGCGGTCTCCGGCGAGGCGCTGATCAGCCCGTCGATCACCGTGCGGCTCCTGCAGAACCTGACCGCACCGGCTCCCGCACGCGACACCGGAGCGCTGTCCCCCCGGGAACTCGACGTGGTGCGCCTGGTCGCCAGGGGCCGGACCAACGCCGAGATCGCGGAGCAACTGGTCATCACCGTCGGGACGGTGAAGAGTCACCTCAGCAGCATCCAGACGAAGCTGGCCGCGCGTAACCGGGTGGAGATCGCCGCCTGGGCGTGGGAGCGGTCACTGGTCGGCTGA
- a CDS encoding histidine kinase, with protein sequence MLNVQLEDRWNRAGRAGGVVALALLGLADTAVSVIVDGLDPLRWSVCAVPSLATAMLWLRAERLGPRLLAPAVVALAVCSLAGTVWLIGLDSEGSWGWAETFGLLMLLITVVRRSQGWLMPVQATALCLALCVQPARGTSIGWAQFFGCVQGLLAAAAVVVGLYLRFQAAARAQQLAAVRAEQRAEFARDLHDFVAHHVTGIVVQAQGARYVAGTNPELAVDALGEIEQAGAQTMSAMRRMIGVLRQEDDQAPLTQSPGLGELVPLIEGFTAVGGPEVRLAADDVPGDLPVEVASSAYRVVMEALTNVRKHAGAASTVDVGLQHTPEWLFVRVVNDGPQPSGQRSWTAGFESRSGFGLLGLTERVSAIGGRLRAGPGIDGGWVVEAALPLAGGTGAEAEDGR encoded by the coding sequence ATGTTGAACGTGCAACTTGAAGACCGGTGGAACCGGGCGGGACGCGCGGGCGGAGTCGTCGCCCTGGCGCTCCTGGGCCTCGCCGACACCGCCGTCTCCGTCATCGTCGACGGCCTGGACCCGCTGCGGTGGTCCGTGTGCGCGGTGCCGTCCCTGGCCACCGCCATGCTGTGGCTGAGGGCGGAACGGCTCGGGCCGCGCCTGCTGGCGCCGGCCGTCGTGGCCCTGGCCGTCTGCTCGCTCGCCGGCACGGTATGGCTGATCGGGCTGGACTCCGAGGGGTCATGGGGCTGGGCGGAGACCTTCGGTCTGCTCATGCTGCTGATCACGGTGGTGCGGCGGAGCCAGGGGTGGCTCATGCCCGTCCAGGCCACCGCCCTGTGTCTGGCGCTGTGCGTCCAGCCGGCGCGGGGCACCTCGATCGGCTGGGCCCAGTTCTTCGGCTGCGTCCAGGGCCTGCTGGCCGCCGCCGCCGTGGTGGTCGGCCTGTATCTGCGGTTCCAGGCGGCCGCCCGCGCGCAGCAACTCGCGGCCGTACGGGCCGAGCAGCGCGCCGAGTTCGCCCGGGACCTGCACGACTTCGTCGCTCACCACGTCACCGGCATCGTCGTCCAGGCGCAGGGCGCGCGCTACGTCGCCGGAACGAACCCGGAGCTGGCGGTCGACGCGCTCGGGGAGATCGAGCAGGCGGGTGCGCAGACCATGTCGGCGATGCGGCGGATGATCGGCGTCCTGCGGCAGGAGGACGATCAGGCGCCGCTCACCCAGTCCCCCGGCCTCGGTGAACTGGTCCCGCTCATCGAAGGGTTCACGGCGGTCGGCGGGCCCGAGGTCCGGCTCGCCGCGGACGACGTGCCGGGCGATCTGCCGGTGGAGGTGGCGAGTTCCGCGTACCGCGTGGTGATGGAAGCCCTCACCAACGTCCGGAAGCACGCGGGAGCCGCGAGCACGGTGGACGTGGGCCTCCAGCACACCCCGGAGTGGCTGTTCGTCCGGGTGGTCAATGACGGGCCGCAGCCGTCCGGACAGCGGTCCTGGACGGCCGGGTTCGAGTCCCGGTCGGGGTTCGGGCTGCTCGGACTGACCGAACGGGTCTCCGCGATCGGGGGCAGGCTCCGGGCCGGACCGGGCATCGACGGAGGATGGGTCGTGGAGGCCGCGCTGCCGCTGGCGGGCGGCACCGGGGCCGAGGCGGAGGACGGGCGATGA
- a CDS encoding ABC transporter ATP-binding protein has protein sequence MPSPTAHPFPPAAPPHLPTAGAVTAVNLVKVYGKGDTEVRALDGVSVAFGRARFTAIMGPSGSGKSTLMHCLAGLDRATSGQALLAGVDLTTLSDRVLTQVRRERIGFVFQAFNLLPHLTARRNITLPLDLAGRRPDHELFQHLVTELGLTDRLGHRPSELSGGQQQRVAVARAMVSRPEVVFADEPTGNLDSRSGAEVLAMMRNSVHELGQTVVMVTHDPGAAAYADRVVLLADGRVAGEIDRPDHASVTDALRQLAVGR, from the coding sequence ATGCCCAGTCCCACTGCCCACCCGTTCCCGCCCGCCGCACCACCGCACCTCCCGACGGCCGGGGCGGTCACCGCGGTGAACCTGGTCAAGGTGTACGGCAAGGGCGACACCGAGGTCCGCGCCCTCGACGGCGTGTCCGTCGCGTTCGGCCGGGCCCGGTTCACCGCCATCATGGGCCCCTCCGGTTCCGGGAAGTCCACCCTGATGCACTGTCTGGCCGGCCTGGACCGCGCCACTTCGGGTCAGGCGCTGCTGGCGGGCGTCGACCTCACCACGCTGTCGGACCGCGTCCTGACCCAGGTGCGGCGCGAGCGGATCGGCTTCGTCTTCCAGGCGTTCAACCTGCTGCCGCACCTCACCGCCCGGCGCAACATCACCCTGCCGCTCGACCTGGCGGGCCGCCGGCCCGATCACGAGCTGTTCCAGCACCTCGTCACCGAACTCGGCCTCACCGACCGGCTCGGGCACCGGCCCAGCGAGCTGTCCGGCGGGCAGCAGCAGCGGGTGGCGGTCGCCCGCGCCATGGTGTCGAGGCCCGAGGTGGTCTTCGCCGACGAGCCGACCGGCAACCTCGACTCCCGCTCCGGCGCGGAGGTGCTGGCCATGATGCGCAACTCGGTCCACGAACTGGGCCAGACCGTCGTCATGGTGACCCACGACCCGGGCGCGGCCGCCTACGCCGACCGCGTCGTGCTGCTCGCCGACGGCCGGGTCGCCGGCGAGATCGACCGCCCCGACCACGCGTCGGTGACCGACGCCCTGCGACAGCTGGCGGTCGGACGATGA
- a CDS encoding FtsX-like permease family protein codes for MMRTQLTAALHKPARLLLTGLAVTVAAFVVFGTVLAQRALEHTILDTHHGTPAAADLVVGNGDLPPSAPAVATVRDVPGVADSTARTSAYLPLRRPAGTGLSVTSDPGKGPLALVHVIKGSYPDAPGEIALTERSASRLDAGIGDTVTVLTGPEADRPASLKVTGVTDAPAGALVQGYDGEQAYAPDSTAISLGGPEVYINQVEVRLDADADEAKVGAALRTVFADAGGGGEVATGAETRREEQQRAVDEYRLLFLIITVFEAVAVLAAMLVATSTFRIVFAQRMRQLALLRAVGADRKPLVRALAAEGALTGAVAGTAGVAVALVVGNVLPSVLDLFGVRMASPGLPLGPALAVLAGAVAMTVVAVLSPAAGAARVSPLEALRSASTTAGQQGISRTRAIGGLVLAGGALALAALAISQLPEPNQPNYDALPVMLLIVFSGALAYFALVALGPVLVRPILRVVGWPLRKAGPIGRLAVGGVGGATRRAAAVSVVVALGVTMIGVLLVGASSVRTTVEGQVAATAPSDFWLSSDEGEPLPPAMVKKAREAKALTRVLPERGAPVTVGAARQEHLAVDLDLRKLSTWDQLQAGDGSLDDLGPGKAALAEFAAQDAGVGVGDKVTLTRGERSTQVEVVALLAAAPVNAGILTAAADLDRLGVPAGPTGLLADAAASGEQGRTDALQVLNSGIGPKDKVSVRVLADERDDVDSFLRVLVGGALALISLTVAISITGVGSTTALSVVERVREAGLLRAVGLSRRGLSGAMTLEAALYGALGATMGLLLAVPYSVLLLEATGFEATIDFPGFQLIGVLLALTALTALAGVLPARRAARVSPVVALAVDG; via the coding sequence ATGATGCGCACCCAGCTGACGGCCGCCCTGCACAAGCCCGCCCGGCTGCTGCTGACCGGACTCGCCGTGACCGTCGCCGCGTTCGTGGTGTTCGGCACCGTCCTCGCGCAGCGGGCACTCGAACACACCATCCTGGACACCCACCACGGCACCCCGGCCGCCGCGGACCTCGTCGTCGGCAACGGCGACCTGCCCCCGTCGGCCCCCGCCGTCGCGACGGTCCGCGACGTGCCGGGAGTGGCCGACTCCACGGCGCGGACGAGCGCTTACCTTCCCTTGCGCCGCCCCGCCGGTACCGGGTTGAGCGTGACCTCCGACCCGGGCAAGGGCCCGCTCGCCCTGGTGCACGTGATCAAGGGCAGCTACCCGGACGCGCCCGGCGAGATCGCCCTGACCGAGCGCTCGGCGTCCCGGCTCGACGCCGGCATCGGCGACACGGTCACCGTGCTGACCGGCCCCGAAGCGGACCGCCCGGCCTCCCTGAAGGTCACCGGGGTCACGGACGCGCCGGCCGGCGCACTGGTGCAGGGCTATGACGGTGAGCAGGCGTACGCGCCCGACTCCACCGCGATCAGCCTGGGCGGCCCCGAGGTCTACATCAACCAGGTCGAGGTCCGCCTCGACGCGGACGCCGACGAGGCGAAGGTCGGCGCGGCCCTGCGCACGGTGTTCGCCGACGCGGGCGGGGGCGGCGAAGTGGCCACCGGCGCGGAGACCCGCCGGGAGGAGCAGCAGCGCGCCGTCGACGAGTACCGGCTCCTCTTCCTCATCATCACGGTGTTCGAGGCGGTGGCGGTGCTCGCGGCGATGCTGGTGGCGACCTCGACCTTCCGGATCGTCTTCGCCCAGCGGATGCGCCAGTTGGCCCTGCTGCGCGCGGTGGGCGCCGACCGCAAGCCGCTCGTCCGCGCCCTGGCCGCGGAGGGCGCCCTGACCGGGGCCGTCGCCGGAACGGCCGGAGTCGCCGTCGCGCTGGTGGTCGGGAACGTACTGCCCAGCGTGCTCGACCTCTTCGGGGTCCGCATGGCGTCGCCCGGCCTGCCGCTCGGCCCGGCCCTCGCCGTGCTGGCCGGAGCGGTGGCGATGACCGTGGTCGCGGTGCTCTCACCGGCCGCGGGCGCCGCCCGGGTCTCCCCGCTGGAGGCGCTGCGCAGCGCCTCGACCACCGCCGGGCAGCAGGGCATCTCCCGGACCAGGGCCATCGGCGGCCTCGTGCTGGCCGGGGGAGCGCTGGCGCTGGCCGCCCTCGCCATCAGCCAACTGCCCGAGCCGAACCAGCCGAACTACGACGCCCTGCCGGTCATGCTGCTGATCGTCTTCTCCGGCGCCCTGGCCTACTTCGCCCTGGTCGCCCTCGGCCCCGTCCTCGTCCGCCCGATCCTGCGCGTGGTCGGCTGGCCGCTGCGGAAGGCCGGCCCCATCGGCCGGCTGGCCGTCGGCGGAGTCGGCGGCGCGACCCGGCGGGCCGCCGCGGTCAGCGTGGTCGTGGCACTCGGCGTGACCATGATCGGGGTGCTGCTCGTGGGCGCGTCCTCCGTGCGGACCACGGTGGAGGGCCAGGTCGCGGCGACCGCGCCCAGCGACTTCTGGCTCAGCTCCGACGAGGGCGAGCCGCTCCCGCCGGCCATGGTGAAGAAGGCCCGTGAGGCGAAGGCCCTGACCCGGGTCCTGCCCGAACGCGGCGCCCCGGTCACGGTCGGCGCGGCGCGGCAGGAACACCTGGCCGTCGACCTCGACCTGCGGAAACTCTCGACCTGGGACCAGCTCCAGGCCGGGGACGGCTCCCTCGACGACCTCGGTCCCGGAAAGGCGGCGCTGGCGGAGTTCGCCGCGCAGGACGCGGGTGTCGGCGTGGGTGACAAGGTCACCCTGACGCGCGGCGAGCGCTCGACACAGGTGGAGGTGGTGGCGCTGCTCGCGGCCGCACCGGTCAACGCCGGCATCCTCACCGCCGCAGCCGACCTGGACCGGCTCGGCGTACCAGCGGGCCCGACCGGTCTGCTCGCCGACGCCGCGGCCTCCGGCGAACAGGGCCGCACGGACGCCCTCCAGGTGCTGAACTCCGGCATCGGCCCGAAGGACAAGGTGTCGGTCAGAGTCCTCGCCGACGAGCGCGACGACGTCGACTCCTTCCTCCGTGTCCTGGTGGGCGGCGCCCTGGCCCTCATCTCCCTGACCGTCGCCATCTCGATCACCGGCGTCGGCTCCACCACGGCCCTGTCGGTCGTCGAACGCGTCCGCGAGGCCGGCCTGTTGCGCGCGGTGGGTCTGTCCCGCCGGGGCCTGAGCGGCGCGATGACACTGGAGGCAGCGCTGTACGGCGCGCTCGGCGCCACCATGGGCCTGCTGCTCGCGGTCCCTTACTCCGTACTGCTGCTCGAGGCCACCGGATTCGAAGCCACGATCGACTTCCCCGGCTTCCAGCTCATCGGGGTCCTGCTCGCGCTGACCGCTCTCACTGCCCTCGCGGGCGTCCTGCCGGCCCGCCGCGCGGCTCGTGTCAGCCCGGTTGTCGCCCTCGCGGTGGACGGCTGA
- a CDS encoding hemerythrin domain-containing protein: MTMGSPSESSAVVETRLVHEVHRLATTLLAEAAARHSVPLGALAQLRDFLVVNLRHHHETEDHDLWPQIVAAAPGMATALDDLSEEHEELEDALDHLAAVNLSDDESKSDKAGATGAAGGAGVRVALRDAAEAVRAIVHDHLAHEEPLLLPALRDHVSPAAWQDFAQRVIATTPPVAGHLMVGFLDEAGTPGEVELVLAGLPEPVRPLLPAMRRQAADDLRILRGTGS; this comes from the coding sequence ATGACAATGGGATCCCCTTCGGAATCTTCGGCGGTCGTCGAGACGCGGCTCGTGCATGAGGTCCATCGCCTGGCCACCACCCTGCTCGCCGAGGCGGCCGCCCGGCACTCGGTGCCTCTGGGCGCCCTGGCGCAGCTGCGTGACTTCCTCGTCGTGAATCTGCGCCACCACCACGAGACCGAGGACCACGACCTCTGGCCGCAGATCGTCGCCGCGGCGCCCGGCATGGCGACCGCGCTCGACGATCTGAGCGAGGAGCACGAGGAGTTGGAGGACGCGCTCGACCACCTGGCCGCGGTGAACCTGAGCGACGACGAGAGCAAGTCCGACAAGGCCGGCGCGACCGGTGCGGCCGGCGGCGCGGGCGTCCGGGTGGCGCTCCGGGACGCGGCCGAGGCGGTGCGCGCCATCGTGCACGACCACCTCGCCCATGAGGAGCCGCTGCTCCTGCCGGCGCTCCGCGACCATGTCAGCCCCGCCGCATGGCAGGACTTCGCGCAGCGGGTGATCGCGACCACGCCGCCCGTCGCCGGGCACCTGATGGTCGGCTTCCTCGACGAGGCGGGCACGCCCGGCGAGGTGGAACTGGTGCTCGCGGGCCTGCCGGAGCCGGTGCGCCCGCTCCTGCCCGCCATGCGCCGGCAGGCCGCGGACGACCTGCGGATCCTGCGCGGGACCGGTTCATGA
- the tatC gene encoding twin-arginine translocase subunit TatC — protein sequence MPSSTSHDAARMPLGEHLRELRSRLMKAVGAILLVTIAAAFFYKELIGFLIDPLPGCAPGGLTGESDGERCGVISLNGLLSPFSLALKVAITTGVVAASPVWLYQLWAFVAPGLHRSEKKYTLVFLGAGVPLFLAGAAVAYGVLPTTAQVLISLTPDGATNLLPVDDFLNLATRMVLVFGLSFELPVLLVLLNFAGVLTARRMIGWWRAMFLGIAAFAALATPSTDPLSMVLLAVPICLLYLGACAVSWCNDRRRRRKRDSEPGAGLEDTEASSLDLTPVPVGSAAGVTGDRP from the coding sequence ATGCCCAGCAGTACCTCGCACGACGCCGCGCGAATGCCCCTGGGGGAACACCTCCGCGAGCTGCGCAGCCGACTGATGAAGGCCGTCGGAGCGATCCTGCTCGTCACGATCGCCGCGGCCTTCTTCTACAAGGAACTCATCGGATTCCTCATCGATCCCCTGCCCGGCTGCGCGCCGGGCGGGCTGACCGGTGAGAGCGACGGGGAACGCTGCGGTGTGATCTCCCTCAACGGCCTTCTCTCGCCCTTCTCCCTCGCGCTGAAGGTGGCGATCACCACGGGAGTCGTGGCCGCGAGCCCGGTGTGGCTGTATCAGTTGTGGGCGTTCGTCGCGCCGGGCCTGCACCGCAGCGAGAAGAAGTACACGCTGGTCTTTCTCGGGGCCGGTGTCCCGCTGTTCCTCGCGGGTGCCGCCGTGGCGTACGGGGTGCTGCCCACCACGGCGCAGGTGCTGATCTCCCTCACCCCGGACGGGGCGACCAACCTCCTGCCCGTCGACGACTTCCTCAATCTGGCCACCCGGATGGTCCTCGTCTTCGGTCTGTCCTTCGAACTCCCGGTCCTGCTCGTCCTGCTGAACTTCGCGGGTGTGCTCACCGCGCGCCGGATGATCGGCTGGTGGCGCGCGATGTTCCTGGGCATCGCCGCGTTCGCGGCGCTCGCCACGCCGAGCACGGACCCGCTCAGCATGGTGCTGCTGGCCGTACCGATCTGCCTGCTCTACCTCGGCGCCTGTGCGGTCTCCTGGTGCAACGACCGGCGCCGTCGGCGCAAGCGCGACTCCGAGCCGGGCGCGGGTCTTGAGGACACGGAGGCCTCCTCCCTGGACCTGACCCCGGTCCCCGTGGGATCCGCCGCCGGTGTCACCGGCGACCGGCCCTGA
- the tatA gene encoding Sec-independent protein translocase subunit TatA, which translates to MFGRLGAPEIILILVVVMLLFGAKRLPGMARSFGQSLRILKSETQAMRKDHADEPQADAHAAAPAPAPALQPAGARHAAPEAADADIPHRR; encoded by the coding sequence ATGTTCGGCAGGCTCGGAGCCCCCGAGATCATCCTCATCCTCGTCGTCGTCATGCTCCTCTTCGGCGCCAAGCGCCTTCCCGGGATGGCCCGTTCCTTCGGGCAGTCGCTGCGGATCCTCAAGAGCGAGACCCAGGCCATGCGCAAGGACCACGCGGACGAACCGCAGGCCGACGCCCACGCCGCCGCCCCCGCCCCGGCCCCCGCCCTTCAGCCGGCGGGCGCCCGTCACGCGGCCCCCGAAGCGGCTGACGCGGACATCCCGCACCGGCGCTGA
- a CDS encoding sec-independent translocase encodes MFNDIGPLEVVTLVVLAVIVVGPDKLPKLVSDAARVLRRVRQLSQSAQESIRDELPPELKDLNIEDLNPKTLVSKHLLHDEGLSLDKLTADLDPIGETPRRAPSKTSANAGTSAGPGPIATKGDPRP; translated from the coding sequence ATGTTCAACGACATCGGGCCGCTCGAAGTCGTCACCCTGGTCGTGCTGGCCGTCATCGTGGTCGGGCCCGACAAGCTCCCCAAGCTGGTGTCCGACGCGGCGCGCGTCCTGCGCAGGGTCCGTCAGCTCTCGCAGAGCGCTCAGGAGAGCATTCGCGACGAACTCCCGCCTGAGCTGAAGGACCTGAACATCGAGGACCTCAACCCGAAGACCCTCGTGTCCAAGCACCTGCTGCACGACGAGGGCCTCAGCCTCGACAAGCTCACTGCCGACCTGGATCCCATCGGGGAGACACCCCGCCGCGCCCCGTCGAAGACCTCCGCGAACGCGGGGACTTCCGCCGGACCGGGCCCGATCGCCACGAAAGGCGACCCGCGGCCCTGA
- a CDS encoding alpha/beta fold hydrolase, translated as MNMSPTEPDAQDGPGREPVSHRARRGLSRRLFVGGAAASAAAGISVAAGLTPSATATTAQAPAARRPKGFGTVATAPRLSAEFKKTFSSRFVNAGGLRQHVVIGGDGPPLLLVHGWPENWYAWRMVMPALARDFTVIAVDQRGMGLTEKPKGGYDTATLANDLVALMDALGHDRFAVAGHDTGMIIGYALAADHPDRVEYLAVADVPGPPSTEASPKLFEKEALNNRLWHIPFNRVDHELIEQLVRGREEAFFTYEFDIQGGERLPEYAREYYIRLFSERESLRGSFGFYRAWDATVEQNDDRAKTKLTMPVLAIGGEKSWGAWVEGGMKPLANDVRGVVIPGAGHWVAEQAPQQMLAALTEFLAPYRAKASRSAR; from the coding sequence ATGAACATGTCCCCCACGGAGCCCGACGCCCAGGACGGCCCCGGGCGTGAGCCGGTGTCGCACCGGGCCCGGCGCGGGCTGTCGCGACGCCTGTTCGTCGGTGGCGCCGCCGCTTCCGCGGCCGCCGGCATCTCGGTGGCCGCCGGACTGACGCCGTCCGCCACCGCCACCACCGCGCAGGCCCCCGCCGCCCGCAGGCCCAAGGGCTTCGGCACGGTCGCCACGGCGCCGCGTCTGTCCGCGGAGTTCAAGAAGACGTTCTCCAGCCGGTTCGTCAACGCCGGCGGGCTGCGCCAGCACGTGGTCATCGGGGGCGACGGACCGCCGCTGCTGCTGGTGCACGGCTGGCCGGAGAACTGGTACGCGTGGCGCATGGTGATGCCCGCGCTGGCCCGGGACTTCACGGTCATCGCGGTCGACCAGCGCGGTATGGGGCTGACCGAGAAGCCGAAGGGCGGGTACGACACCGCCACCCTGGCCAACGACCTGGTCGCGCTGATGGACGCGCTCGGTCACGACCGGTTCGCCGTGGCCGGCCACGACACCGGAATGATCATCGGCTACGCGCTGGCCGCGGACCACCCGGACCGGGTCGAGTACCTGGCCGTCGCCGACGTCCCCGGCCCGCCGAGCACCGAGGCCTCGCCGAAGCTGTTCGAGAAGGAGGCGCTCAACAACAGGCTCTGGCACATCCCGTTCAACCGGGTCGACCACGAACTGATCGAGCAGCTCGTCCGGGGCCGCGAAGAGGCCTTCTTCACCTACGAGTTCGACATCCAGGGCGGGGAGCGGCTGCCCGAGTACGCGCGGGAGTACTACATCCGCCTGTTCTCGGAGCGCGAGTCCCTGCGCGGCAGCTTCGGCTTCTACCGGGCGTGGGACGCGACGGTCGAGCAGAACGACGACCGCGCGAAGACCAAGCTGACGATGCCCGTCCTGGCGATCGGCGGCGAGAAGAGCTGGGGCGCATGGGTCGAGGGCGGCATGAAGCCCCTCGCGAACGACGTGCGCGGTGTGGTCATCCCCGGCGCCGGCCACTGGGTCGCCGAGCAGGCACCGCAGCAGATGCTGGCGGCGCTGACCGAGTTCCTGGCGCCGTACCGCGCCAAGGCGTCCCGGTCGGCTCGCTAG
- a CDS encoding VOC family protein, which translates to MYMKLEVTVLPVSDVDRAKAFYEALGFRLDIDKPVSDEWRAVHLTPPGSECSILFGTGMTSAEPGSAQGLYLAVYDIEEARAELISRGIEVSEIFHDNGGIIYHGHEGGDITHRLPGQERKPGLHPERASYASFATFSDPDGNGWVLQEIQQRFPGR; encoded by the coding sequence ATGTATATGAAGCTCGAAGTCACCGTGCTGCCCGTCTCCGACGTGGACCGGGCCAAGGCCTTCTACGAGGCGCTGGGATTCCGTCTGGACATCGACAAGCCCGTCAGTGACGAATGGCGCGCGGTGCACCTCACCCCGCCGGGCTCCGAGTGCTCGATCCTGTTCGGCACGGGCATGACCTCCGCCGAGCCGGGCTCCGCCCAGGGCCTCTACCTCGCCGTCTACGACATCGAGGAGGCCCGTGCCGAGCTCATCAGCCGCGGCATCGAGGTGAGCGAGATCTTCCACGACAACGGCGGCATCATCTACCACGGCCACGAGGGCGGCGACATCACCCACCGCCTCCCGGGCCAGGAGCGGAAGCCGGGTCTGCACCCCGAGCGCGCCTCCTACGCCTCCTTCGCCACCTTCAGCGACCCCGACGGCAACGGCTGGGTGCTTCAGGAGATCCAGCAGCGCTTCCCGGGCCGCTAG
- a CDS encoding CGNR zinc finger domain-containing protein, translated as MSPRTTEPSPLTQPPSADVVLQFVNTHPAGPHRLPERFGSAQDLHAWLLEQAMGSESTHVTEADAASARELREALITVLLAHSADQDSTPDGLAEAEGFLRHAASRYPLVTVVTASGAFLAPAQTDVPGLFGTVLANATELAQAGVWDRLRACRHTPCHYGFFDRTRNKNSVYCGPRCGSRASMRAYRQRKKALAAQHGPASK; from the coding sequence ATTTCCCCGCGCACGACCGAACCCAGTCCGCTGACGCAGCCGCCGTCGGCTGACGTAGTCCTGCAGTTCGTCAATACACACCCCGCGGGACCCCACCGGCTGCCCGAGCGCTTCGGAAGCGCGCAGGATCTGCACGCGTGGCTGCTGGAGCAGGCCATGGGCTCGGAGTCGACCCATGTCACGGAGGCCGACGCGGCCAGCGCCCGTGAGCTGCGCGAGGCCTTGATCACCGTGCTGCTCGCCCACTCCGCCGACCAGGACAGCACGCCCGACGGGCTCGCCGAGGCGGAGGGGTTTCTGCGCCACGCCGCGTCCCGGTATCCGCTGGTGACCGTCGTCACCGCATCCGGAGCCTTCCTGGCACCCGCGCAGACCGATGTCCCCGGGCTGTTCGGCACCGTGCTGGCGAACGCCACCGAACTCGCCCAGGCGGGCGTCTGGGACCGGTTGCGGGCCTGCCGGCACACACCGTGCCACTACGGCTTCTTCGACCGGACGCGGAACAAGAACTCCGTCTACTGCGGTCCGCGCTGCGGCTCCCGCGCGTCGATGCGGGCGTACCGGCAGCGGAAGAAGGCACTGGCCGCCCAGCACGGCCCGGCCTCGAAGTGA
- a CDS encoding DM13 domain-containing protein, translating to MKRVRKMLGRPLVTGALVVAVAGAGLGLYWFQPWKLWQDRTVEEALPEAVATSAPPAATAPSSPAPAPATVAAGDLISHEHATSGTVKLVRLTDGSHVVRLENLDTSNGPDLRVWLTDAPVREGRAGWHVFDDGRHVSLGRLKGNKGSHNYAVPQDIDLARYSSVSIWCDRFDVSFGAAELTGA from the coding sequence ATGAAGCGTGTGCGCAAAATGCTCGGCAGGCCGCTGGTGACCGGGGCGCTGGTGGTGGCCGTCGCCGGTGCCGGTCTCGGGCTCTACTGGTTCCAGCCGTGGAAGCTGTGGCAGGACCGGACCGTCGAGGAGGCCCTGCCCGAGGCGGTGGCGACGTCCGCTCCGCCCGCAGCGACGGCCCCCTCCTCCCCGGCGCCGGCTCCCGCCACGGTCGCCGCCGGCGACCTGATCAGCCATGAGCACGCGACCTCGGGCACCGTGAAGCTCGTACGGCTGACGGACGGCTCCCACGTCGTACGGCTGGAGAACCTCGACACCAGCAACGGGCCGGATCTGCGCGTGTGGCTGACCGACGCGCCGGTCAGGGAGGGACGGGCCGGCTGGCACGTCTTCGACGACGGCCGGCACGTGAGCCTCGGCAGGCTGAAGGGCAACAAGGGCAGCCACAACTACGCCGTGCCCCAGGACATCGACCTCGCTCGGTACAGCAGCGTCAGCATCTGGTGCGACCGCTTCGACGTCTCCTTCGGCGCCGCCGAACTCACCGGTGCCTGA
- a CDS encoding toxin Doc, which yields MVLHIDVPWLLDVQEQAVPEDVSVTDYSALVAAIARHRTRIPRPGIAPPDAAWRAASLLHTIVRLEPLPYRNSLYACQVTVAYMDASGEGIDPPYGALVELVRDIQARKATVYRAADRIRTWRI from the coding sequence ATGGTGCTCCACATCGACGTCCCCTGGCTGCTCGACGTCCAGGAACAGGCCGTCCCCGAGGACGTCAGCGTCACGGACTACTCCGCCCTGGTCGCCGCGATCGCCCGGCACAGGACGCGCATCCCGCGTCCGGGCATCGCCCCGCCGGACGCCGCGTGGCGGGCCGCGTCGCTCCTGCACACGATCGTCCGCCTCGAACCCCTGCCGTACCGGAACTCGCTGTACGCCTGCCAGGTGACCGTCGCGTACATGGACGCCTCCGGGGAGGGCATCGACCCGCCCTACGGAGCCCTGGTCGAACTCGTCCGCGACATTCAGGCCCGCAAGGCCACCGTGTACCGCGCGGCCGACCGGATCCGCACCTGGCGCATCTGA